In the genome of Trypanosoma brucei gambiense DAL972 chromosome 4, complete sequence, the window CATATTTTGGCGACGTTGAAGAAGCTGAACGTGTGGAGTTCTGTTGAATTATTTTCTCGCGAGTATGGTGTACCAGACAAGTTACTTCGTTTGAGGCAGTCCTAGAGGTGGGATGCGAGTGCGGAAGAAACAGTTTTGGAGAGACTGAGGGTAGGGGACGTTGTTTTTGAAGGTAATTTCTTATCTATATAAGCCTTTTGTTTGCCGAGTATGTACCGGATCAGCTTCGTCAATCTTGAAGGTATTTAACAACCGCGGTGAGCGGGCTGTGGTTATTTAAGAGACTATTTTCGAAATCTGACGAAAGATGTGCCGTTTCCTTCGTCACTTCCTAAATCGATCGCATGCTGTAGCACCCATTTCATACTTGAAATAGATTTTAGACGCCACAGAGGAATATTATCGATTATTGAAGATCAAAATCAAAATTATGGAAGTCACTGTAGAAATATCAGATGCAAGACTACTGTGAAGGCGTGGGTGTTGGAGTGCCATCAATTTAATGCAGAAGAGGCAGAACGATGCAAAAAAATGTTAAGCGGTAGGTTGTAGTATGACTCAGCTTTAGAAGCGACGGTAAAGCAAATAATCTGGGGAGTGCGTTAGATTAGAACTTTTTGTAAATACACAATACGTAGTGACAGTGAACTTTGCActaccaaagaaaaaaaaataataataataacaaattaACGGCTTATCAAAACTAAGCCAAATAGCCTAGCAACAACAGAAGGATATGCCTTGTAGACAAAACTTCAAACTTTAGAAGTATAACCATATTGATAAGACATATTCTGAAGCTCCGTTACTTCCAAACGTGCAAGGTGCACTGAAGGGTTTAAAAATCAAAAGTATGAGCCGCCTGGAGATGGTGGCTGTCCTGCCGATACTACGTTAGTTGGAATCGCTGGCTCACTGTGAGGTGGAAAGCTAACCAGAAGAAGCAAGCGGCGAATATAACGCAAACACATATGAAGAAGTGATCACAACTAAACCAGCCTACCCAGGTAAAGAAGTCTCTGAATGATACATCAAAGAATACGAGGTTTATCTTGATGGACTAACAAACTTACATGAGACGCAACAACTGCCCGAGGAAACAGGAAGCCTAGAGTTCAAATAACACAACGAATAACAAAGTGGGCAAAGTGAACTGGCATGCCTCAACCAACTGCAAAGCGTAACTCACAAGGACTCGTCTAACGTACCATTAGAGTTCAGAAAGCATGCTGTACCTTATGGTGCACTAATGGAACCAGGCAGCAAGGCGACGAGGTACGGCAAAGGCCGTCACAAACTGCATGCTCAAACAAGGTAAACATAAGAGATGCCAAGGGGATGAGAAATTCTTGTAAAGTGGATATGTCTTAGGGAGCTATTGGCATTATCTCAGGCACTAGAAGCCGAGTACAAAGGGACTTGCAATCACTGTGCGGCAATTATAGTTTCTCTTGTTTCGCCGGCGGCGACCAACTAACGGACCTGAGCAAAAAGTGTGTCGATGGAGGAACGCAACTCAACCAAATTCCCATCGCCAACATCAGGGAGAGAAGCAGAGACGCCTTTCCAACAAAGTTGGGTTACCAATCCACCGTGGCTCATGTACTGAGTGCATTCATTTCACCATTATGCTAAAATGTTTCCATCATCCATTTTATAAACTATCAGAATTTGGATAGAAAATATGCTAAggttttaaattttttttttttggggggggggggggggaattcGTGAAACTATTGCACTGTAATCGATCTCTTTAAGATTTGCCTTCATCTCTTTCATcccctattttcttttactcgTCACATGGTTTGAGCTCAAGAATCAAACTCCGAGAAAGTGAGAAACTCgtcgaaaaaacaaaatttcgGTGAGGACGAACGTGGGTTTCTACGATGAAACCGACCTTTTAACAAGTTGGACATATGAAAAACACAACCATCCAGAGTGACAATTTACGTGTTTGAATTATTTCTATTGGATTAAAAGTTTAATATTCACCctcattttcgtttttgaagGGAAATGTTTTTAGACTAAATCGTTGAGAaatgagtttttttttctattgccACTTATATGACACCTAGCAGTTATGGTTTAATTGGATGCTAAGGTTATATTTGTGTAAAATGGAATAAATTAATTTCAAAACGATCACGTTGTGACACTATATATTTGCATACAACCATGTCCCGGGGTGAATAATTGACGGCCTTCCACTAACACTGATGGGGAAACAACATGACAGcgtgcaagaaaaaaattatgaatGAGAGAAACCGCCAGCTCTTTTATGCGGGGGCTAAGGGTGACATGCAACGTAGCATTCGGAAGGGCCAGGGCCTCTCATGTTGTGCCACGATAATGTCACTTAAAGCTACGACACAAATATCGTTAAGATATGCCAACGCTAGCGTCGCATTCATTTCTCGGCTCCTTGAATATTACAAACGCTGCTGGCGTCCCGTGAACATAGCATCTCCTTAGGGACTTGTGTATTAAGACATATTTCGTTAAGTTGTTAAATTTATTGTTAGGACAACCGCTGTCTGCTGCGGGGCCACAAATTTTATCAATGACATAACTATAAATAAAAAGCCAAGTTCCAATCATCAACAAAGAAGTTAAAGACACAAAGACAGCGAAACACATTACACGGAGGGAAAGGAGCCGATGCAAGTTCAACGCACTACCAAAGAAGTGTTGCACAAAGCTGTTGCAGCAGCCGTGCCCGTTTTATTCATGATGCTGATGAGGTGTGGCAAGGCGCAAACAATCACAGAACCTTCCTCGGACAAAGTGACAAACCTCTGTACAGAAGCTAAGTATACAGAATATTTGGCGAATCACATCGTAGCGGAGGCAGAAGAGCCGGAACACGCAATATCCATCATGCAAATTTATGGAGAAGCATGGAATCTCCTTGCCGCAAGCACAAACCAAACAGACAAGCGTGCCGCGACATACGCCCTTGCCACGTACATGTCCAGTGCAGCGACACAAGCAAAGCAGCTCCAAAGTGGGAAATACAGAGCAGCAGTCCTGGCCGCCACCTACCTGCAACGGAGGTCAGCGCTAACGCGCACGTTACAAGCGATGCGAGTGAAGGGGAGATCAGGAGCGGGGCAAGTAAATAAACAAGTAGGCGTCGGCGCATCATGTTCACACAAGGAAACACCGACTTTAAGATACGAAGGCGATTGCGGGAGAAGCGGTAATGTCAACATCTATCCAGAATCAATTGCCGTAAATTTAAGGACAGCGACGCACATCAAACTGTTAAATAGCAGCAAGCTAAGGCCGCTGGCGTTAGAGCACTCAGTTAATGTGCAAGGGCTTTCGTCgtgggaagaaacaaaagttaAAGCCGAAGGATGCAGGGCCGTGTCAGGAAACGGCTATTATGCTGAATTTGTAGCGTCAACGAAAGAAAGTGATATAGGCAGCACCGTAGCACCGATTAGGATATTTACTGGCGGCAATGCGAGCGCAAATTGCGCTGTGCTAGAAAACGCCAAGATGAAATCAGAAAAGGATAACGACCTACTGATCAACAAAATATGCAACTATATTAAAAAACCTGATCCTCATATCATAAACGTATCGAGCCTAACGCCTGCCATGTTAGCAAACACAACTGCAGTCCGAGTGGCGTTCAGAAGCTTCATTCATGCAGCAACCGGTAAAGCACCTAGCGACGGCGAAATCGAGTTTCAACTAAAAACCTTTACGGATGGGACAAGCAACACTTCACAAGAGACTTCATAACAATTCTGAAGACAAAGAACGTGACGTACCACACTGACTCAGGATTCGTAACTNNNNNNNNNNNNNNNNNNNNNNNNNNNNNNNNNNNNNNNNNNNNNNNNNNNNNNNNNNNNNNNNNNNNNNNNNNNNNNNNNNNNNNNNNNNNNNNNNNNNNAAATTGCGCTGTGCTAGAAAACGCCAAGATGAAATCAGAAAAGGATAACGACCTACTGATCAACAAAATATGCAACTATATTAAAAAACCTGATCCTCATATCATAAACGTATCGAGCCTAACGCCTGCCATGTTAGCAAACACAACTGCAGTCCGAGTGGCGTTCAGAAGCTTCATTCATGCAGCAACCGGTAAAGCACCTAGCGACGGCGAAATCGAGTTTCAACTAAAAAACCTTTACGGATGGGACAAGCAACACTTCACAAGAGACTTCATAACAATTCTGAAGACAAAGAACGTGACGTACCACACTGACTCAGGATTCGTAACTGAGACATTTCTTGATGCAgctaaaaacgaaaacgcaCACAAGGTACTGATCTATCTAAAAGGTCAAAGAGCGGTGGCACAAGAAGCAaagcaagcacaaacagACGAGAGCGAAATCTACAAGACGGTCTGCGGAGGTGAGGGCCAAGAGGAGTGCAAAttggatgaaaagaaagacatggAGAAATCAAACGAAACTCAAATGCGGAAATGGCCTAAAGCACTCCAGTGGATGATGGCACGACAAGGAGGAAATTGCAAAACAATACAGCAGGACGATTGTAAAGGCGACTGTACATGGGATGAGGGAGCTTGTGACGGCGCAGTTGGAATTTCTGCTTCGATGAATATTCCTCTGTTCAtggcatttttgcttctagcgTAAAAATTTATTGGAAAATCATATTGTAGCAaacattaatttttttctggaaATATCTTAATGTAGTGGAATTTGCATTTTTATGGAAAGATCTTATTATACGAAACCGTATCTTTGTTGAATTATCTTGGATAAATTTTACATTCATCTTGTCTATATGTTATATcatacattttttaaaatgtgcGTTTGTATTTCAACGCTTTTTGCAAACATGTGGAAACTTTGAGAGatcgtttttgttgttgtacaaATTTGATCTTTGAATGCAAAGTGGCATGTTGGTGGGATGTCGAAAATGGGTGCTATTTAGAATATTTTTGCTATTATGGTTTATTCGAAGAAATTTATGTTCACCTTTGAAGGTGTGAAAATGTTTAAATGTTTTCAAATGTTTTTGACTTGTGGGTATAACGTGGTAGAGTGATAGGGGTGTGAAAAATGAGTGTGATTATGAAAACTTGCTATTTtaatttagtttattttatggatattaataGTTATTAAGAGTAGTTTAAGGTTATGATATTAATAGCAGTATAGTAATAGTGTGCGTGCCATGTAAGTGCACATACTAACATTATGGTAAGAGTGGTGGTGCAGAACGACTGGAGACAAAATAGAAGCAGTTAAGCTGATGCCAAGGGCACAGTGGGAGTTAGCAAGTGAgtgggagaggaggaggacgagGAGGATATtattaaaacaaaagcagaaacacAGGTAGATGGAGAGAAAAGGTAATGAAATATGCGcagtttttttcattgtacATTTATCCTGCACGTGCTGCGCTAGACTCGCGACAGTTCCTGTGGCTATTCAAACCGGCAGGGGTCGTTGATCACAGCCGCGGTTCCATCCTTGATTCATCCAATGAAACCTTGAAGCTGATTGACTTATCCTCATATTCAGCTTCACGGGCGCGCTTCCTCATGGCTCTTGCAGTGCACACCCCTTACGACTTCGCTGCAACAGAAGTGTGGTTGTATGCGGAATCCAACTTCTTTGGCGATCGGTGCCTCTTCACGGCTCGAGCGGTCCCAGATGTTGACTCTAAGATCGGGGGCAGATGGGCTCCCCAGCTTGAAGAGCTCCTTCAGAAAGCCGGTTAGTTGCGCACTGAAGAACACTTCCCCGTCCTTCAGGGTTTCCATACCGTGCTTTCCCTTTAGCACTTGCAAGCTTGGGCATTCCAAGAGGTGCGCCGCAGCCTCCTTACACTCGACCTTCACCGAGTAATGCTCATTCTCCTTCCTCAGTTGGCCCTGCTTCGCCTGTAGGTGCATCGTCAGGAACTGCTTGAGTGTGCACTTCATTGTGTAGTATGAGCAGTGGGGTGATCTTTGCAAAAGAGGTGTTACCGCTACTGTGCGGTCCTTCAGCTTCCATTTCGGTGCCGTGGCGTGCGCGTTTGCCAAACCAGTGAGCACCACTGCTTGTACACACTGCTGTTTCCACCGCACACATTGTCCATTCCCTCTTTGCCTTCTGTGTGGCGGACTACCGGAAGACGCTTAGGCGGTCTTTCCCCATTGTCCCTTCCTGCTGACTCCAATGACCCACTCACCTCACTCTGTGCCTGAGCCTCTGCTCTCACTACCTTTCGCTTCGGCTTCACGCGTGGCTGAGGACACAATGACTCGTCGTGACCCGGGTGCTTTTCCAGCATGTGTCGCAGCAACCATCTGTAATGATATTGCTTTCTAAAAATGGAACACGCCACTGTAACTGACTGCTTCGCCACGTCCGAGTCTTCAGAGTTCGTGTTCGAGGTTGGTTCGTACTTGTGCCTGGTGGGCCATGTCTTGCTTTTGAGGACGCGTTGGCACCTCTGGCATACAAATTCCTTTTTATCCTGTTCCTCCTGCTCTGC includes:
- a CDS encoding variant surface glycoprotein (VSG, atypical), with protein sequence MQVQRTTKEVLHKAVAAAVPVLFMMLMRCGKAQTITEPSSDKVTNLCTEAKYTEYLANHIVAEAEEPEHAISIMQIYGEAWNLLAASTNQTDKRAATYALATYMSSAATQAKQLQSGKYRAAVLAATYLQRRSALTRTLQAMRVKGRSGAGQVNKQVGVGASCSHKETPTLRYEGDCGRSGNVNIYPESIAVNLRTATHIKLLNSSKLRPLALEHSVNVQGLSSWEETKVKAEGCRAVSGNGYYAEFVASTKESDIGSTVAPIRIFTGGNASANCAVLENAKMKSEKDNDLLINKICNYIKKPDPHIINVSSLTPAMLANTTAVRVAFRSFIHAATGKAPSDGEIEFQLKTFTDGTSNTSQETS
- a CDS encoding variant surface glycoprotein (VSG, atypical),(fragment); this encodes NCAVLENAKMKSEKDNDLLINKICNYIKKPDPHIINVSSLTPAMLANTTAVRVAFRSFIHAATGKAPSDGEIEFQLKNLYGWDKQHFTRDFITILKTKNVTYHTDSGFVTETFLDAAKNENAHKVLIYLKGQRAVAQEAKQAQTDESEIYKTVCGGEGQEECKLDEKKDMEKSNETQMRKWPKALQWMMARQGGNCKTIQQDDCKGDCTWDEGACDGAVGISASMNIPLFMAFLLLA